TAGGGCAGAAGAACTTCGGGGTTCAATTCAATCAATTTTCAGAGGAGTTTTGTGTCAACAAATGTTTATAAACACATACTCCGTGCCAGGTATACTGCCAGGTGTTGAGGATTTAGGGGTGCAAACAGTCTCTGCCCTCTACAAACTCATCTTATACAAGAGATCAGATAAATGAAGTAGGTGTTGTGGATGCTAGAAAGAAAAATCAGCATAACGTACAATAGAGACAGAAAAGGGAACTTATCACATCCTTGGGGTCACCTCTGAGTACAATCACTACAGAGAAGATGGCACTTAAACTCAGAATTAAGACAAGATGTTCCAAGGCAGGCAAGACTAAGAAAGAAgtttcaggcagaggaaacagagacAGCAAATGTAGTGATAGCAGGAAACAGCATCGAGTGTTGTGGGGATTTGCAAGTCCTTGGATCTATACCCAGAGCATAACTGTTAGGAGGAGTTTAGAGAAAAATGCGGTCAAGTAGGCAGGCAGAAGACCAACTTCAGGGTCATGGCACAAAAATAGTCAACAAGGGTCAACACCCTGGGTAGCAGAAGAGAGGAGGCAAAAGTTGAGAATGATCCTAGACTGGGATGTTGCAAGACAGGTGTGggtaaagaaaagataaaagccAAGTTGAATAGTGGTGGTGAATCATGTAGGGTAGGCTGAAGGAAGGAGGTGACACCAGCCAAGGTtgacaggaagagagaagaagaagaggCCTAGAGACCCAAGCTTCTGATAAGTTTGAAAAGTAGGGGAAATGAaagcaagggagagaaggagcagcaaggctaagcagaaaaaaaaataaaataaaataaaggagaatatcagaaaggagTACTGCCAACTTCTGACAAAGCCCAGAGTGGAAGGGGACCCCAAGTAAAGACGAGGAATTGGTGAGGAGGGACTTGTTAGTTAGTTAATTAGTAAAGGATTATTATCTTCTCCCAAGCATACCCCGTGGGTGGGATAGACAAGGAAACAGCAGGTCAGGTTGAAAGATGGGTGTGACCAGTAGGTTAATAGGCAACTATAACCAAGCAGATAGGAGTGAAGGAACGAGATGGAGTGAACCTCAAGGAGGAGGTGTAGGGGACATGTCTTGGAAGTGACACTGGGGATGGAAGTGATTActgacccctcctgcctcctgcctcTTTCAGGCTTGAGTAAGTCGAGAATgagcagccccctgccttcccagGGAAAAAGCCACAAGGAGATTGGTGTCCTCCAGAGAGCCAGGGCTGGGAAGGCAGCCCCTGTGCCATGTTGGTTTCTGAGTCCTAAGTGCCCAACAGTGTGTGACCCCAAGTAGAGGATCCCACACTGGGAGTTGGTTTCTACCTCTCCACTTTATCTGGCCAAAAGGTTAGTTTATTTTTCAAGTGTCACACTGAGGGAGGACTCCTCCAGCACCCATAAGGGAACACATAAATACTGTGGACCTTAACCAGCCCTATTCTTTCACCTGCTTCCTCTGGGACTTCCTCACTAGACAACAAGCTCTTCAAATCTTCACTTCTGTCTCCACAGTGCACATGTCTCACACTGCAGTGAGGAGAGACACCTCAGAGCAGAAGCTCCctctcattcacacacacacatgcatgaacacacacaaacacacacacacatactgcaGGTTAACACATCACATACAAGCCGAAAAAATCATATCCGTAGACTTCTGCAGGCAGAGCTGGTTCTCAGGACCCTGCTGTCTCTCCCCATTCATGACAATGCCCAAAAAGGACATGCCCAGTGGCCCTCAGGGTCACGGAAAGGCATGACTTTGGTCAAGGATGTACTTTTGACTTCAGAGGAGAGATCCAACTCCTctatggtccttagaagcaactGCAGTGAAGGGCTAGGAAATAAAGCATCTGCTCCTCCTCCCTGTTCTTTCCTAAACAGCCAGGTGGGTGATGGATATCTCAGTGCCACACCAGAGATACCCCACCCCCTACACACTTACTCACATACAGGCACCACTTGGGAGACAAAGAGACATGCCAGGATCCCAGCTCTATCCCAGGAGAAAAAAGAGCATGTGCCATACTAGCAGGGCCCTCCTGTGATACCAGCACTTGGGCTACATTGGGGCCCTGAGGAGCAGAAGGGGGCCTGCGATAAGACCAGGAAGGCCTCTCTGCACTAAATGTCAGCTGGGTTGACCACCCCCCCTTGTGGAGAGTCTACAAAGCCGAGAGtcagtatttgtccatttgtccaCTAATACcaccaaaagagaaggaaggagtaatGCAAGTATCAGGAGCAAGGAgatatttattgttttggggGTCTTTGGAGGCCTCTAGGCTGGACTGGCCTGGAATCACTGGCATCCCCCGGAACAGGGCGGGGCACCATGGCTCTGTTTGTGGTAGTCAGTGGCTATGTCTCCCACTACAGAGAGAAACTCGGAAAAGTCAATCTTCTTAtccttattcttgtcttttttctcaAAGACATTGCATAAGTAATCTTTGCCCCTTCTTTCCTGTGGGgtaaaaaaacatacaaacaaacatacatacattATCCAGGGAGAAGAGGAGAATAGAGACAGAAGAAGAGACAATACCTAGGGCTGAACCAAAGGTGTGGTTGGTCAGGTGATGCTATGGAGATGGAGAGATGGGGTCAAGCAAAGTCAAGCCCTGACTCATCACTGGAGATTTCTGGTCAAAAATAGCAACTTCAATGGGGAGTACACTGTTAAATGACAAGGGGACTCAGGCTCATCCACCACCTCCCCTTCAGGTGCACTGTCTTCATTCTTCCCCCACGGGACCATTACAGCCCAGCCAGTTACTCTCCTCATTCTCTAATGCTCTTCACACTTAAATTCTTTCCCATCAAAGCCTATCGGTTTGGCCCCATTCATTCTGTTCCTTAGTCTCAATCTGTGCTAATGATTCCTTCTAACAGATGAAATTAGGACTATGAATGTGCTTTGCCCATACAAAAGATGGTGGCCATGACTTTGGGTTCATGATTCCCACCGTGTTACCTCTCCTTCCACGGGCAGtgctagttcagtggtagaattcccacagtggtagaattcccaccttccaaacAGGAGGCCCGAGTTCAATTCCTCGCCAAAGTACCttggtgcacagccaccactcacctgccagtggaggcttgcatgttgctatgatgctgaaaagcacctaacaataacccctTCTCTCAGAAAAATGTGAAGAAGAGCCTTTAGGAGGTAACCTTTTAACCCAAGGCAACCAGACCCTTGGGGGTACTCTCAGTGACCAGTGGGAGGGCACATGCTTTAGTCTAGTCACTGGTTTTCAAATCATAACACTTTCTTGAGTCTCTAATATGTCcaccactttttctctttttcaaagcattttcactTAAATCATTTCATTTCAACAACGCCGACATAGGAAATTAAGTTCTTTTATCTCCTTttgaagatgagaaaactaaggatcACATTGTGGGTGATTTGTCCAGATTCACACAGCAACGGAGCCCCAGTGGCAGGACAGGTAtccaggagaaaaaagagaatgaCTCTTTGTTCTGAGCTCCTAGAATCTTCCATTCTGCCTCCACATGGGACTGGACCTGCCTCGGGTTAAATGTAGAGGTAAAATGAGGAGAGTAGAGGTGTGGAGAGTTATCCAGGGAAGGGCCAGACTCCAGATCAGCCAATCATAAACAGTGTATCCACTTAGCAGTGGAGTCCACGTATATGCCAAAGCCCATGGACCCCATCCACCCACCGTATCCCCTCCCTGTACACATAACACAGCCTCTTCCTGCCCCAGACGAGCCAGACCCCTACTCACACAGTCATTGAGGAAGTTGGGGAAGTTCTCCTTCAGCAGCTTCAGCAGGTTTTCCCTGTTGATCTTATCATCATACCCGGTGTATCGATGAAATAGTTCAACCAAGCTCAGGACCACATTCTCAGATGAAGTGTGGCATATCTTGACTTTCTCAGCTGCAATGTTGCTCATCTTGCCTTTTATTCCAAGACAAGAGTCTACAGAAAAGAAATCAATGAGAATGACCTGGGTGGAAGAGAGTTTGAAGGACAAGGCCAAGGAGTGAGTGAGGGCTGAGCTCAAAAGGAACTTGTCTTTCTCAAATGGTGAGGTAAATTGGTCTCAGGGAGGGGAGAGTGGAACCAAGTCTTGGGTCTTGAGACCATTCCTGGGGGAGTCTGGGATGAGTGGGAGTGGAACAGTGGAGATGAAGGCTGTGTTAGTGAGGGGCAGAGGCTGAGTTGCTGGCGGTGGATATGCAACTTCTTCTGGCTCATCCGGTTGGAAGCGAGATCACAAAGAGAAACATGAAATCCCAAGGCAAGACATTCCCATCAAGCATAGCCTTTAGTCTACCCCACTCTCCCCACTTCCACCTAGGAAATCACCAAGGACCACCAGCCTGAGCAATCAGGTCTAGAATCCTGGGTTTCTGGATATCTGACACAGCGGTAGACCTCCCACCTTCCAAACAGGAGGACCAAGTTGAATTCCGCACCAATGTACCTCGCTGACAACCACCACCGATTCTGACCCCTCCACCCTCCAAGACCTTCCCAGAAGTTATTTTGGAAGACCTTGTGCCCAAAAAGCACACCGAAACcagggaataaagaaaaccaagggcTACAGGAGGAACATATTTTTTACCTGACACTTCTCAGAAAAGCACCTAATAGTGAGAAAAGAGGAATAACAAGATCATCTAGCCCAGCCAGCCCCCCAATGAGACCGGTGGAGAAGAAGGGATATGAGATTTGCCAGGAAAACCACAAGGTTCCACTCTATTAGTTGCAGAACCCACGCATACTGACTCCTAGGCCAGGTTAGCATTCCCCCACAGCTGCAGACAGCAGACCAAGTGGGCACCAGGCATGACTCCTAGGAAAGAATAGAGACAGGTACAGACTTACTGGATCTGAGGAAGATCACGGAGgagagaattagtgagattgtgcATCTAGGCACAAAGCAGGCCCTTTATACAGCTCAGCCTGGGATCTTCCCAGAGGCTGGCTGCCTTGTGGCAGTCTTCATTAGTTTCTCCAAACATTGCACCACTTTGGGTGGGGAGACACACCGAAGAAGCTATCCTCAAAACTTCCTTCTAGATATGCTGGGTCTCCAGTGCCTATCATTATCAGGGCACATCACCACAATTCTGCCCAGCCCAGGCTCCTGGCCAGTGGGAGGAGGCCCCATGCAAGAGAGGTGTGGACAGAGTTGAGTACATTGCCATAGCTCAAGGTTGATGGAATCTAGGGATCTTGGAGGAAAGAAACACCTGtttgttcattcagtcattccACAACATTTTATCAATGGCTagtaataactgcctcctttaccaagCACAGTAAAGAGCCATGCAGTGTGTTACCGTTTTATGTACATTGCCTCAGAGTCCCATGAGAGCCCTGTGAGTTCACATAAGGCTCTCTACcactgtgaggtaggtattttcccttcttacagatgagcaaattgGGACCGAGGCTGTGTTTCTCAAGGTTACTCAGATAGAATATGAtaaagtcaggattcaaacccagatctctcaGACTTCAAAGCACTCTCCTAATAACACTGCCATCTTGGTGAGCCCCTGATGGTGTTACTGTCTGGGCTGGGCAAGGGGTCACACCATTTCCTGCCCTGCAGGAGCCCACACTCACCAGAACAGGTAACCCTGCACAGAATATCCCACAGGTACCTCCACTCAGGAAAATGTGGGCTCCCGGGCAACGGCAACAGTGAGTGGGGCCCCTGTGATTCTCAAAGTCTTGTTTGTCACACTGTTCAGGATATGAGCCCCTCTGTGAGAGCTGTCTGTGGCCACCATTCCGGGGGAAAAAAACCTTTTCCATCAGGGAAGCTCACTATCTTTTAAGAAACCCCTTCACTGACATCATCTTGCCAGATCCTCACAGGAATCCCCAGAGGGAGACTGTGATTACTGACAGAGGAAGGACTGACACTCAGCCAGAGATGGTCAGTTAGACACTTCAGTATCATCTCACCACACAGCCCGTGGGGACCCCGGGGGTATGCCAGGAACCACTGTCGAGATCCAAATTCAGCTGTGTGGTCAGTACAGTAGTCACTCTCTCAATCTCTCCTATTTGGAGACTGAAAGTGGAAAGTCACATTTTTGAGGTTCTTTTGCATCCAGGGCCCAGATATGATTAGGTTGAGAATCTCCAGAGAGATTTAGAAGGTGCAGCCGAGGGAGCTACAAAGCCAGCTCCAACACAGGTAAGTGTCCACAGAAGCTGTACCCTAAGTGACACTGTCCAATCATCTGCTTTGTGGCAATGGGAGCTGTGATGGTGCCATGGGGGTAGCTGTTCTAGAACCAGTTTTCTAAGTTCTGGGTCACAGCCGAGAAGGTTCACCTTACAAGCAACAGTTCTGTAGTGGCTCTTTAActtcctctcctccagccctCCAAAGAGTTATAAGCCCTTGAAACTCTTCGTTAGTTGTGTTTCTGCTTAAAATATACGAAGTCAatcctcaggcacaagaagaaagcaaataataaaaattagagaagaattaaatgaattcgtgaacagaaaaacaattgaaagaggtaacaagaccaaaagctggttctttgaaaacattgacaaaactgataaaccattggccagactgacaaaagaaaaacaagagataaacgaaataacctgaataaggaatgagatggccaatatcacagcagacccaactgaaattaaaagaatgatatcaaattactatgaaaaattgtact
This DNA window, taken from Elephas maximus indicus isolate mEleMax1 chromosome 3, mEleMax1 primary haplotype, whole genome shotgun sequence, encodes the following:
- the LOC126071479 gene encoding protein S100-A7-like; translation: MSNIAAEKVKICHTSSENVVLSLVELFHRYTGYDDKINRENLLKLLKENFPNFLNDCERRGKDYLCNVFEKKDKNKDKKIDFSEFLSVVGDIATDYHKQSHGAPPCSGGCQ